In a genomic window of Terriglobales bacterium:
- a CDS encoding divalent metal cation transporter, protein MRRKLRRWKTRTLLILAVIGPGFITANVDNDAGGIYTYSFAGARFGYALLWTIIPTIIALVVIQEMSARMGVVTGKGLSDLIREEYGLRTTFLLMV, encoded by the coding sequence ATGCGGCGCAAGCTCAGACGCTGGAAGACCCGGACCCTGCTGATCCTGGCGGTCATCGGCCCAGGGTTCATCACCGCGAACGTGGACAACGATGCCGGCGGCATCTACACGTATTCGTTCGCCGGGGCGCGTTTCGGGTATGCGCTGCTGTGGACCATCATCCCCACCATCATTGCCCTGGTGGTGATCCAGGAGATGTCGGCTCGGATGGGGGTGGTCACCGGCAAAGGACTCAGCGACCTGATCCGCGAGGAATACGGGCTGCGCACTACCTTTCTGCTGATGGTGG
- a CDS encoding CBS domain-containing protein → MATIALSELLGTAVLDPEGRRCGRVREIAISPQEHPTRVSGVIVKTDEGERVLPHRLLQGLEKQALRASSPAGEWQAFSGGEGFLLLSRDLLDQQIIDVHGRKVVRVNDVDLLEERHNAHLELKLASVDVGARGAVRRLLKGLVPAGALRALVNKIPPRVIPWEFVDLIETDPARRVKLKIEHELLAKLHPADIADIVEELAPAEREAVFETLDEEVAAEALEEVDPKLQVKILESLDSDRAADIVEAMDPDAAADVLGDLPKETSEEILEEMQPAEREEVAELLEFKEDTAAGRMTTEYLAMGVDATVRDAVETLRQFEGGIETLSTIFLLGPDAKLMGAVPLANIVIASSDTPLQKLALEPLISAHAGANEKAVAELFDKYNLLTLPVVDDEGRMTGVITADDVISLLRSKL, encoded by the coding sequence ATGGCGACGATCGCACTCTCGGAGCTGTTGGGCACAGCGGTGCTCGATCCGGAAGGCCGGAGATGCGGCCGAGTGCGCGAGATCGCCATCTCTCCCCAGGAACACCCCACCCGTGTTTCCGGGGTGATTGTCAAGACCGACGAAGGCGAGCGCGTGCTGCCCCACAGACTCCTTCAGGGACTGGAAAAGCAGGCCCTGCGGGCGTCATCGCCTGCAGGGGAGTGGCAGGCCTTCAGCGGCGGAGAGGGATTCCTGCTGCTGTCGCGCGACCTGCTCGACCAGCAGATCATCGACGTGCACGGCCGCAAGGTCGTCCGGGTGAACGACGTGGACCTGCTGGAGGAGCGCCACAACGCGCACCTGGAGCTGAAGCTGGCGAGCGTGGACGTGGGCGCCCGGGGCGCGGTCCGACGGCTGCTCAAGGGGCTGGTCCCGGCCGGCGCGCTGCGTGCCCTGGTGAACAAGATCCCGCCGCGAGTGATCCCCTGGGAATTCGTGGACCTGATCGAGACCGACCCGGCGCGGCGGGTGAAGCTCAAGATCGAGCACGAGCTGCTGGCCAAGCTGCATCCCGCGGACATCGCGGACATCGTCGAGGAGCTCGCTCCCGCCGAGCGGGAAGCGGTCTTCGAGACCCTGGACGAAGAGGTCGCCGCCGAGGCGCTGGAAGAAGTAGATCCCAAGCTGCAGGTGAAGATCCTGGAGTCGCTGGACTCGGATCGAGCCGCCGACATCGTCGAGGCCATGGACCCCGATGCGGCGGCCGACGTGCTCGGCGATCTTCCCAAAGAGACCTCGGAAGAGATCCTCGAGGAGATGCAGCCGGCAGAACGCGAGGAAGTCGCCGAACTGCTGGAATTCAAGGAGGACACCGCCGCCGGCCGCATGACCACCGAGTACCTGGCCATGGGCGTCGACGCCACCGTCCGGGACGCGGTCGAGACCCTGAGGCAGTTCGAGGGAGGCATCGAGACCCTCAGCACCATCTTCCTGCTGGGCCCCGACGCCAAGCTGATGGGAGCGGTGCCCTTGGCCAATATCGTGATCGCCTCCAGCGACACGCCTTTGCAGAAGCTGGCGTTGGAGCCGCTGATCTCCGCCCATGCCGGGGCCAATGAGAAGGCGGTTGCGGAGCTTTTCGACAAGTACAACCTTCTGACCCTACCCGTGGTCGATGACGAAGGCCGCATGACCGGCGTAATCACCGCCGACGACGTCATCAGCCTGCTGCGCAGCAAACTTTGA